Proteins co-encoded in one Aspergillus flavus chromosome 2, complete sequence genomic window:
- a CDS encoding ankyrin domain protein — translation MGAPHEEIQALKRRREQNRLAQRRRRDNVRRRLRDLGLDTGSPASASQTSLCSSTDSRVTLNPHQSLRSTDFLSFETSNSDTEMSPYDPPLQSKLRLDSQIPLAEISFPSYASSVSPSSSAGPLSSSPSPSQRPFIDSTDLTSLQSVYNPTSLAVHLDESSMPCGEAEIPTRQDSNFPRTPNLKSLMSGCNDPSAYQPWILTSSTVGEQMSSQALPHSPGPQHCSTPLPAETRPRWTTALHMAVSQGNFSVMRLLLSYGADPNAVNSEGATALHVGVMNGNYTMVAELLQRGADPTLTNAAGWLPLHQAVHAGDEGCVRVLLEADQPVDYPISDLDYT, via the exons ATGGGCGCGCCTCACGAAGAAATACAAGCCCTCAAAAGACGCCGGGAGCAAAACCGACTCGCACAGAGACGTCGGC GCGACAATGTCCGAAGGCGGTTGAGAGATCTGGGTCTCGACACTGGCAGTCCAGCCTCTGCCAGTCAAACGTCACTTTGCTCATCAACAGACAGTAGAGTCACGCTAAATCCTCACCAGAGCCTCAGATCAACGGACTTCCTATCGTTCGAAACATCTAATTCTGACACCGAGATGTCGCCATACGATCCACCTCTCCAAAGCAAACTACGGCTAGATAGCCAAATTCCACTCGCCGAGATCTCATTCCCGTCATACGCCTCGTCTGTCTCGCCATCATCGTCAGCAGGCCCACTCTCAAGTTCGCCGTCTCCCAGTCAGCGCCCGTTCATTGATTCAACAGATCTCACTTCCTTGCAGTCTGTCTATAATCCAACATCACTCGCAGTGCACCTCGATGAAAGTAGTATGCCGTGCGGGGAGGCTGAGATCCCCACTCGGCAAGACAGCAATTTCCCTCGAACTCCAAACCTGAAAAGTCTGATGTCTGGCTGCAATGATCCATCGGCCTATCAGCCCTGGATATTAACCTCGTCAACGGTTGGTGAACAAATGAGCTCTCAAGCTCTTCCCCACAGTCCAGGCCCACAACATTGCAGCACGCCATTACCGGCCGAGACACGCCCACGATGGACTACGGCGTTACATATGGCCGTCTCGCAGGGCAATTTCTCGGTGATGCGTCTTTTACTGAGCTATGGAGCAGACCCCAACGCGGTCAACAGCGAAGGGGCTACGGCTCTTCATGTTGGGGTGATGAATGGAAATTACACGATGGTGGCCGAGCTCCTCCAGCGGGGGGCTGATCCCACTCTTACAAATGCGGCGGGCTGGCTTCCACTGCATCAGGCCGTTCATGCGGGTGATGAGGGGTGTGTACGAGTGTTGCTTGAGGCCGACCAGCCTGTTGATTATCCTATATCTGATTTAGATTATACTTGA